The proteins below are encoded in one region of Girardinichthys multiradiatus isolate DD_20200921_A chromosome 19, DD_fGirMul_XY1, whole genome shotgun sequence:
- the mthfd1b gene encoding C-1-tetrahydrofolate synthase, cytoplasmic, whose amino-acid sequence MPAQLISGKEVSAQVRERLKKDVEQMKLKDPNFRPGLVVLQVGDREDSNLYISMKLKAAAEIGINATHMRLPGTATEEEVLHSIIEVNENSSVHGLIVQLPLDSIHKINTEKVTNAVAPEKDVDGLTSINAGKLSRGDLGDCFIPCTPNGCMELIRQTGISVAGKRAVVIGRSKIVGAPMHDLLLWNHATVTTCHSKTADLAAEVGKADILVVGIGKAEMVKGEWIRKGAVVIDCGINHIPDETKPSGKRVVGDVHFASAKEQAGFITPVPGGVGPMTVAMLMGNTVLSAKRFLEGHQPGKWDISYTKLNLQKPVPSDIVISRSCVPKPIDRLAREVGLLSDEVEFYGKTKAKVQLSIIKRLQSQTDGKYVVVTGITPTPLGEGKSTTTIGLVQAMGAHMKLNVFACVRQPSQGPTFGIKGGAAGGGYSQVIPMEEFNLHLTGDIHAITAANNLVAAAVDARIFHEATQSDKALYNRLVPLGGGQRKFSPIQINRLKKLGIEKIDPLTLTDEEITRFARLDIDPSSVTWQRVLDTNDRFLRKITVGQSPTEKGYTREAQFDITVASEIMAVLALTSSLEDMRQRLAKMVVATSRSGDPITTEDLGVSGALTVLMKDAIKPNLMQTLEGTPVFVHAGPFANIAHGNSSVLADKIALKLVGPEGFVVTEAGFGADIGMEKFFNIKCRYSGLRPHVVVLVATIRALKMHGGGPTVTAGMPLPKEYVEENLELLKNGCSNMRKQIENAKHFGVPVVVGVNGFKTDTEAELDLVCSMAKAAGAFDAVHCSHWAEGGAGAVALGQAVQRASEAPSNFKLLYDLNLPISEKIRIIAQKIYGADDIELLPEAQHKVERYTKQGFGNLPICMAKTHLSLSHEAEKKGVPTGFILPIRDIRASVGAGFLFPLVGTMPTIPGLPTRPCFYDIDLDPETEQVNGLF is encoded by the exons GTTCTTCACAGCATCATAGAAGTGAATGAGAACTCATCAGTCCATGGTCTCATAGTCCAGCTGCCTTTAGATTCGATTCACAAGATCAACACAGAGAAGGTCACAAATGCCGTGGCGCCAGAGAAAGACGTAGATGG ACTGACCAGCATAAACGCAGGGAAGCTGTCTCGTGGAGATCTGGGTGACTGCTTCATCCCTTGCACGCCAAATGGCTGCATGGAGCTGATCAGACAGACAG GTATTTCTGTGGCCGGGAAAAGAGCTGTGGTGATTGGTCGCAGTAAGATTGTCGGTGCACCCATGCATGATCTGCTGCTGTGGAATCATGCTACCGTCACCACCTGCCACTCTAAGACTGCAGATCTTGCCGCAGAG GTGGGGAAAGCAGACATCCTGGTTGTGGGTATTGGCAAAGCTGAGATGGTAAAAGGAGAGTGGATCAGGAAGGGAGCTGTGGTCATCGACTGTGGTATCAATCACATTCcag acgAGACAAAACCTAGTGGAAAGCGGGTGGTGGGTGATGTACACTTTGCCTCGGCCAAGGAGCAGGCAGGCTTTATCACCCCTGTGCCAGGAGGAGTGGGACCAATGACCGTGGCCATGCTGATGGGG AATACAGTGTTGAGTGCAAAGCGCTTCCTTGAGGGCCATCAGCCTGGGAAGTGGGACATTTCTTACACCAAACTCAACCTTCAGAAGCCTGTTCCAAG TGACATAGTGATTTCTCGCTCCTGCGTCCCTAAACCAATTGATCGTCTGGCCAGAGAGGTGGGCCTGCTTTCTGATGAAGTGGAGTTTTATGGAAAAACTAAGGCCAAAGTCCAGCTGAGTATTATCAAACGACTCCAGTCCCAGACGGATGGCAAATATGTGGTGGTCACAGG TATTACTCCCACTCCATTGGGTGAAGGTAAGAGCACCACAACAATCGGCCTGGTCCAGGCCATGGGAGCGCACATGAAGCTCAACGTGTTTGCCTGCGTCCGCCAGCCTTCTCAGGGACCCACCTTTGGCATTAAAG GTGGCgctgcaggaggtggatattCTCAAGTCATTCCAATGGAAGAG TTTAACCTCCATCTTACTGGAGACATCCATGCCATTACGGCTGCCAACAActtggtggctgctgctgtcgACGCCCGCATATTTCACGAGGCAACACAGTCTGATAAG GCTCTGTACAATCGCTTGGTCCCACTTGGCGGAGGACAGAGGAAGTTCTCCCCAATCCAGATTAACAGGTTGAAA AAATTGGGTATAGAGAAGATTGATCCTTTAACTCTCACTGATGAAGAGATCACTCGTTTTGCACGCTTGGATATTGACCCAAGCTCTGTAACCTGGCAAAGAG TGTTGGACACGAATGATCGATTCCTGAGGAAGATCACCGTCGGTCAGTCGCCAACTGAAAAGGGATACACAAgagag GCTCAGTTTGACATCACAGTTGCGAGTGAGATCATGGCCGTGCTCGCCCTCACCAGCAGCCTGGAGGACATGCGACAGCGCTTGGCCAAGATGGTGGTGGCCACCAGCCGCAGCGGAGATCCCATCACGACGGAGGATCTG GGCGTCAGTGGAGCATTGACTGTGCTAATGAAAGATGCCATCAAGCCAAACTTGATGCAGACTTTGGAG GGAACGCCTGTTTTTGTCCATGCTGGCCCCTTTGCCAACATTGCCCATGGAAACTCATCCGTCCTGGCTGATAAAATCGCTCTAAAGCTGGTTGGACCTGAGGGCTTTGTGG TGACAGAGGCCGGCTTTGGTGCTGATATCGGCATGGAGAAGTTCTTTAATATCAAGTGTCGCTACTCGGGCCTGAGGCCCCACGTGGTAGTCCTGGTGGCCACGATCCGAGCCCTGAAGATGCACGGAGGAGGACCAACA GTTACCGCTGGGATGCCACTGCCAAAGGAGTACGTGGAGGAG AACCTGGAGCTTCTGAAGAATGGCTGCAGCAACATGAGGAAACAGATAGAAAACGCTAAACACTTTGGAGTGCCAGTTGTGGTTGGTGTTAATGGTTTCAA GACGGACACTGAGGCTGAGCTCGATCTGGTCTGCAGCATGGCCAAAGCTGCTGGAGCCTTCGATGCCGTGCACTGCTCCCACTGGGCTGAAGGTGGCGCTGGTGCTGTGGCTCTCGGTCAGGCTGTCCAGAGGGCCAGTGAAGCCCCCAGCAACTTTAAGCTTCTCTATGATTTGAAT ctccCTATTAGTGAAAAGATTCGAATAATTGCTCAGAAGATCTATGGAGCTGATGATATTGAGCTTCTCCCTGAGGCCCAACACAAGGTGGAGCGCTACACCAAGCAG GGTTTTGGAAACCTTCCCATCTGCATGGCTAAAACGCATTTGTCCCTCTCTCACGAAGCCGAGAAGAAGGGCGTGCCGACAGGTTTCATCCTGCCGATTAGAGACATTCGAGCCAGCGTGGGCGCTGGCTTTCTCTTCCCCTTGGTCGGCACG ATGCCTACAATCCCCGGTCTGCCCACCCGGCCTTGTTTCTACGATATTGACCTAGACCCTGAGACCGAACAGGTCAACGGGCTTTTTTGA